A single region of the Malus sylvestris chromosome 8, drMalSylv7.2, whole genome shotgun sequence genome encodes:
- the LOC126633198 gene encoding probable cysteine protease RD19C yields the protein MDRLASLLLLLSLLSSALASASVSNDADPIIRQVVSETDEDHLLHAKHFSSFKATFGKTYATQVEHDYRFGVFKANLRRAKRHQALDPSAVHGVTKFSDLTPKEFRRNFLGLKRRLRLPADANNAPILPTNDLPTDFDWRDKGAVTPVKDQGSCGSCWAFSATGALEGAHYLETGELVSLSEQQLVDCDHECDPEEYGSCDSGCNGGLMNNAFEYALKAGGLEREEDYPYTGTDDTCKFDKSKVVSSVNNFSVISTDEDQIAANLVNHGPLAVGINAVFMQTYVGGVSCPYICGKRIDHGVLLVGYGSSGFAPIRFKEKPYWILKNSWGQSWGEQGYYKICRGYNSCGVDSLVSTVAALRTSNK from the exons ATGGATCGTCTcgcctccctcctcctcctcctctccctCCTATCCTCCGCCCTCGCCTCCGCCTCAGTTTCCAACGACGCCGACCCTATCATCCGACAAGTCGTTTCGGAAACTGACGAAGATCATCTCCTCCACGCCAAGCActtctccagcttcaaagcCACGTTCGGGAAGACCTATGCGACTCAGGTTGAGCACGACTACAGGTTCGGCGTCTTCAAGGCCAACCTCCGCCGAGCCAAGCGGCACCAGGCGCTCGACCCCTCTGCCGTCCACGGTGTAACCAAGTTCTCTGATCTCACTCCCAAGGAGTTTCGCAGGAACTTTCTCGGACTAAAGCGTCGTCTCCGGCTTCCGGCCGACGCGAACAATGCTCCGATTCTTCCCACCAATGATCTTCCAACGGACTTTGATTGGCGCGACAAAGGTGCTGTCACGCCGGTGAAGGACCAG GGTTCTTGTGGGTCGTGCTGGGCGTTTAGTGCGACGGGAGCTTTGGAAGGAGCTCATTATTTGGAAACAGGGGAGCTCGTCAGTCTGAGTGAGCAGCAGCTTGTTGACTGTGACCATGAG TGTGATCCGGAAGAATATGGCTCGTGTGACTCGGGTTGCAATGGCGGGCTGATGAACAATGCCTTTGAGTACGCACTCAAGGCTGGCGGGCTAGAACGAGAGGAAGATTATCCTTACACCGGGACTGATGACACCTGCAAATTCGACAAGAGCAAAGTTGTTTCTTCCGTGAATAACTTCAGCGTTATTTCTACCGACGAAGATCAAATCGCTGCAAATTTGGTTAATCATGGCCCTCTTGCAG TTGGGATCAATGCGGTGTTCATGCAAACATACGTAGGCGGAGTTTCGTGCCCTTACATCTGCGGAAAGCGAATTGATCACGGAGTGCTTCTGGTGGGTTATGGTTCTTCGGGTTTTGCTCCGATTCGATTTAAGGAGAAGCCGTACTGGATCTTGAAGAATTCATGGGGACAGAGCTGGGGAGAGCAGGGATATTACAAGATCTGCAGGGGTTATAATTCTTGTGGGGTGGATTCCTTGGTCTCAACGGTTGCAGCTCTGCGTACATCCAACAAGTAG